The window CATGGAGGCAAAGAAATTAATAACGGCAACTGACACCCAATATTCCGGCAACTTATTGCAAACATTAAATGACCAGCGGCTGCAGGGCTTGTATTGTGATGTCACTGTCATCGTTGAAGATCGAAAATTCAGGGCTCACAAGAATATTCTTTCTGCCTGCAGCACTTATTTCCACCAGCTGTTCATTGTCGCTGGACCAGTCGTGGAATTGAATTTCCTCAGAGCGGAAATATTTGCAGAAATTCTCAACTATATTTACAGTGCTAAAATTTTTCGTGTGAAAAGTGACATGCTGGAAGAACTGATAAAATCTGGAAAATTGCTAGGAGTTCCCTTCATAGCAGAGCTTGGAATACCCTTATCACAAGTGAAGAGTATGTCTGGTGGAGGTCTGGATGGTTCACCTGAAGCCCAGTCTAATTCAGATCCAAAGTCATCGCCTAAAAACTCTCCATCATCAAGTGCAGGGAAAGACTCAGGAATGCCAATCATCGCTGAATCATTCTCCTTATCATTCTCTAAAGATTCAACCATAGAAACAAATGTCATAGAAGATGAGtctgacgatgatgatgatgtgatctTTTGTTCTGAGACATTGCCAACAAAACAAGTGAAGAAAGGTCAGGAAAAAACAGAACCAGTGGAAATCCCAACTAGTGTTCCaaatgagacccccactgatccaaAAACACCTGTCCCGACGAGTGAACCTCCGCAGCCAAATGAAAAAGCTACACCTACAACAAACCCCCCTTTAAAAAACATTTCTCCTGTCCCAAGTAACACAGATACAAAAGTTTCTACTCCAGATCCCCCTGCAAATGCTTCTGCTGCCCCTCCAGCTCCACAGCCGGCCCCAGTTACACCTGCTGTTCCTGTCCAAACTTCCCAAAACAGCTCCTCTTCCATCTCAACAGAGTCCACTCAGAAACCAACCCCCACTGATGCTCCCCAAAACTTGCCAAAACTACAACCTATTGGAATGGTTAAACCTAAAACAGAACTGATATTAGATGGAAATTGCATTACATCTCCTCCTGCTTCCTCAGTAGTATCAGTGGAACAGCCTACAATTACACACAAAAATGTGTCTTTTGATGGTGTGCAAAAAAAGCAGGTGGTAACCTTCAGCCCCGGATCTTCCAAACCAGGGGAGTTTAAAATCAAGATTGCCGACGTTGTTTCTGGAACTAGTAAAGACTCTTCTGAGCCTCGACGCATAATAGACGGAAAGAAAATAATCACGTTGGACACCGCGTCGGAGATTGAGGGATTGTCAACCGGGTGCAAAGTTTATGCAAATATTGGTGAAGATACATATGACATAGTGATTCCCATCAAGGAAGATCCTGAAGAAGGGTTGGCCAAGCTGGAGGTGGATGATGAGGAGTTTCCCAATCGTAAACGAATGAAACTAAAACACGAGGACCACTACGAGCTCATTGTTGATGGAAGAGTCTATTATATCTGCATTGTATGCAAAAGATCATACGTTTGTCTGACAAGTTTACGAAGACATTTCAATGTTCACTCCTGGGAAAAGAAATATCCTTGTCGTTATTGTGAGAGAGTCTTTCCTCTTGCTGAATATCGTACTAAACATGAAATTCACCATACAGGTGAGAGAAGATATCAGTGCTTGACTTGTGGTAGCTCATTTATTAATTACCAAGTCATGGCGTCACACATTCGATCTGTTCACAGTTTGGACCCCGCTGGAGACTCAAAGCTTTACCGCCTAAATCCATGCAAGACATTACAGATCAGACAGTATGCATACATATCGGAAAATTCCAATTCTACCCCCGTTATCAATGATGGTGGAATCGTATATGACATTGATCCGGACAAATCTGAACCAGCATCTGCTGAGAACCACTCTGGTGGTGGGCCAAAACCTGTAAATTGGGACGATATCTTCATACAGCAGTCCAACCAGAACATGTTTAAGCCAACTACTTCAGAAGGCAGTACTGAATTTGAGTTTGTTATACCAGAATCCTATTAATCATTGTAACGTGCATTAAGAACACGGAGTACATGATCTACAGGAGAACTGCTtgtcaggaatttttttttaaataattttaa is drawn from Engystomops pustulosus chromosome 9, aEngPut4.maternal, whole genome shotgun sequence and contains these coding sequences:
- the ZBTB33 gene encoding transcriptional regulator Kaiso, whose product is MEAKKLITATDTQYSGNLLQTLNDQRLQGLYCDVTVIVEDRKFRAHKNILSACSTYFHQLFIVAGPVVELNFLRAEIFAEILNYIYSAKIFRVKSDMLEELIKSGKLLGVPFIAELGIPLSQVKSMSGGGLDGSPEAQSNSDPKSSPKNSPSSSAGKDSGMPIIAESFSLSFSKDSTIETNVIEDESDDDDDVIFCSETLPTKQVKKGQEKTEPVEIPTSVPNETPTDPKTPVPTSEPPQPNEKATPTTNPPLKNISPVPSNTDTKVSTPDPPANASAAPPAPQPAPVTPAVPVQTSQNSSSSISTESTQKPTPTDAPQNLPKLQPIGMVKPKTELILDGNCITSPPASSVVSVEQPTITHKNVSFDGVQKKQVVTFSPGSSKPGEFKIKIADVVSGTSKDSSEPRRIIDGKKIITLDTASEIEGLSTGCKVYANIGEDTYDIVIPIKEDPEEGLAKLEVDDEEFPNRKRMKLKHEDHYELIVDGRVYYICIVCKRSYVCLTSLRRHFNVHSWEKKYPCRYCERVFPLAEYRTKHEIHHTGERRYQCLTCGSSFINYQVMASHIRSVHSLDPAGDSKLYRLNPCKTLQIRQYAYISENSNSTPVINDGGIVYDIDPDKSEPASAENHSGGGPKPVNWDDIFIQQSNQNMFKPTTSEGSTEFEFVIPESY